One Meles meles chromosome 13, mMelMel3.1 paternal haplotype, whole genome shotgun sequence DNA segment encodes these proteins:
- the LBX1 gene encoding transcription factor LBX1, whose protein sequence is MTSKEDGKAVPGEERRRSPLDHLPPPANSNKPLTPFSIEDILNKPSVRRSYSLCGAAHLLAAADKHAPGGLPLAGRALLSQTSPLCALEELASKTFKGLEVSVLQAAEGRDGMTIFGQRQTPKKRRKSRTAFTNHQIYELEKRFLYQKYLSPADRDQIAQQLGLTNAQVITWFQNRRAKLKRDLEEMKADVESAKKLGPSGQMDIVALAELEQNSEAAGGGGGGCGRAKSRPGSPALPPGAPQAPGAGPLQLSPASPLTDQPASSQDCSEDEEDEEIDVDD, encoded by the exons ATGACTTCCAAGGAGGATGGCAAGGCGGTGCCGGGGGAAGAGCGGCGGCGCAGCCCGCTGGATCACCTGCCGCCTCCCGCCAACTCCAACAAGCCGCTGACTCCGTTCAGCATTGAGGACATCCTCAACAAGCCGTCTGTGCGGAGAAGTTACTCGCTGTGCGGGGCGGCGCACCTGCTGGCGGCCGCGGACAAGCACGCGCCGGGCGGCTTGCCCCTGGCGGGCCGCGCGCTGCTCTCGCAGACCTCGCCGCTGTGCGCGCTGGAGGAACTCGCCAGCAAGACCTTTAAGGGGCTGGAGGTCAGCGTCCTGCAGGCAGCCGAAG GCCGCGACGGGATGACCATCTTCGGGCAGCGGCAGACCCCCAAGAAGCGGCGAAAGTCGCGAACAGCCTTCACCAACCACCAGATCTACGAGTTGGAGAAGCGCTTCCTCTACCAGAAGTACCTGTCCCCCGCTGATCGCGATCAAATCGCGCAGCAGCTGGGCCTCACCAACGCTCAGGTCATCACCTGGTTTCAGAATCGACGCGCCAAGCTCAAGCGGGACCTGGAGGAGATGAAGGCCGATGTGGAGTCTGCCAAGAAACTGGGCCCCAGCGGGCAGATGGACATCGTGGCGCTGGCGGAACTCGAGCAGAACTCGGAGGCCGcgggcggcggtggcggcggctgCGGCAGGGCTAAGTCGAGGCCTGGCTCTCCGGCGCTCCCTCCAGGCGCCCCGCAGGCCCCGGGCGCCGGGCCCCTGCagctctctcctgcctccccgcTCACGGACCAGCCGGCCAGCAGCCAGGACTGCTCAGAGGACGAGGAAGACGAAGAGATCGACGTGGACGATTGA